A DNA window from Patagioenas fasciata isolate bPatFas1 chromosome 1, bPatFas1.hap1, whole genome shotgun sequence contains the following coding sequences:
- the LOC136104438 gene encoding nectin-1-like isoform X2 — translation MFFPLLWWAGILLLLLCGGCQVEEQMTGLKAAVKSESIIAAVLGGEANLYCNFSLSVDVLQVTWQKRNESSFQNIATYSPSHGMRLIGSYQKKAHFMRATLKASAITLQNLTFEDESYYRCIFNVFPHGSFSKDIYLDIQTISELTVEYDSHLPTKDLLTAVCSATGKPVPQISWLADGNMDESPEIHHIQNANGTVTVANRLTFSANHHFVLVCLVDHPQGRKMKVVYLGEGRKGVQKTIIIMAVSIAGLFFTILILCTIKLINRRKKKLERKGAPGTAAEEKALHQDLRQNAMSLHTPKVQHIAYQNEEWTPGSSLH, via the exons AtgtttttccctctgctttggtGGGCTGGAATcttactgctgctgctctgcgGAGGCTGCCAGGTGGAGGAGCAGATGACGG GTTTGAAGGCAGCTGTGAAATCTGAGAGCATTATTGCAGCAGTCCTTGGTGGAGAGGCAAATTTATATTGTAACTTCTCGCTCTCGGTGGATGTTCTACAAGTCACTTGGCAGAAGAGAAATGAGTCTTCCTTCCAGAACATAGCCACATACAGCCCAAGCCATGGGATGAGGCTAATCGGGTCATATCAGAAGAAGGCGCATTTCATGAGAGCAACCCTGAAGGCCTCAGCTATCACACTCCAAAATCTGACATTTGAGGATGAGTCCTATTACAGATGCATTTTCAACGTGTTCCCTCATGGCTCTTTCAGCAAAGACATATACCTCGACATCCAAA CAATTTCTGAGCTAACAGTGGAATATGATTCCCACCTCCCCACCAAGGATCTCCTCACTGCAGTCTGTTCAGCAACAGGAAAGCCTGTGCCCCAAATCTCCTGGCTGGCTGATGGGAACATGGATGAGTCCCCCGAAATACATCACATTCAAAACGCAAATGGAACAGTAACAGTGGCAAACAGACTTACCTTCTCTGCCAACCACCACTTTGTCTTGGTCTGCCTCGTTGACCACCCCCAGGGAAGGAAAATGAAGGTAGTTTACttgggagaaggaaggaaag GCGTTCAGAAAACCATAATTATCATGGCAGTGTCAATAGCAGGGCTGTTCTTCACAATCTTGATACTTTGCACCATAAAACTAatcaacagaagaaagaaaaa acTGGAGAGAAAGGGTGCACCTGGAACAGCTGCAGAGGAGAAGGCCTTACATCAAGACCTAAGGCAGAATGCCATGAGCCTGCACACACCAAAGGTCCAGCACATTGCGTATCAAAATGAG GAGTGGACACCAGGCTCCTCACTTCACTAA
- the LOC136104438 gene encoding nectin-1-like isoform X1 — translation MFFPLLWWAGILLLLLCGGCQVEEQMTGLKAAVKSESIIAAVLGGEANLYCNFSLSVDVLQVTWQKRNESSFQNIATYSPSHGMRLIGSYQKKAHFMRATLKASAITLQNLTFEDESYYRCIFNVFPHGSFSKDIYLDIQTISELTVEYDSHLPTKDLLTAVCSATGKPVPQISWLADGNMDESPEIHHIQNANGTVTVANRLTFSANHHFVLVCLVDHPQGRKMKVVYLGEGRKGVQKTIIIMAVSIAGLFFTILILCTIKLINRRKKKLERKGAPGTAAEEKALHQDLRQNAMSLHTPKVQHIAYQNEVMQMLKTSCNYLHPSKALVTLTRNVTKPFH, via the exons AtgtttttccctctgctttggtGGGCTGGAATcttactgctgctgctctgcgGAGGCTGCCAGGTGGAGGAGCAGATGACGG GTTTGAAGGCAGCTGTGAAATCTGAGAGCATTATTGCAGCAGTCCTTGGTGGAGAGGCAAATTTATATTGTAACTTCTCGCTCTCGGTGGATGTTCTACAAGTCACTTGGCAGAAGAGAAATGAGTCTTCCTTCCAGAACATAGCCACATACAGCCCAAGCCATGGGATGAGGCTAATCGGGTCATATCAGAAGAAGGCGCATTTCATGAGAGCAACCCTGAAGGCCTCAGCTATCACACTCCAAAATCTGACATTTGAGGATGAGTCCTATTACAGATGCATTTTCAACGTGTTCCCTCATGGCTCTTTCAGCAAAGACATATACCTCGACATCCAAA CAATTTCTGAGCTAACAGTGGAATATGATTCCCACCTCCCCACCAAGGATCTCCTCACTGCAGTCTGTTCAGCAACAGGAAAGCCTGTGCCCCAAATCTCCTGGCTGGCTGATGGGAACATGGATGAGTCCCCCGAAATACATCACATTCAAAACGCAAATGGAACAGTAACAGTGGCAAACAGACTTACCTTCTCTGCCAACCACCACTTTGTCTTGGTCTGCCTCGTTGACCACCCCCAGGGAAGGAAAATGAAGGTAGTTTACttgggagaaggaaggaaag GCGTTCAGAAAACCATAATTATCATGGCAGTGTCAATAGCAGGGCTGTTCTTCACAATCTTGATACTTTGCACCATAAAACTAatcaacagaagaaagaaaaa acTGGAGAGAAAGGGTGCACCTGGAACAGCTGCAGAGGAGAAGGCCTTACATCAAGACCTAAGGCAGAATGCCATGAGCCTGCACACACCAAAGGTCCAGCACATTGCGTATCAAAATGAGGTAATGCAAATGCTGAAGACTTCCTGTAATTATTTACATCCTTCCAAAGCCTTGGTGACACTTACCAGGAATGTGACAAAACCCTTCCACTGA
- the LOC136111310 gene encoding OX-2 membrane glycoprotein-like isoform X2, which translates to MWKVKEIFPSKMTFQTLFLCLACAGLGKANVVSQAEHRNAKVGDNVTLNCALTEPKDVLQVTWQKDNEKLHNNIATYSTTKGLKIHEPYQDRMNFTSLGLNETNITLWDARMDDSGCYTCLFNTFPFGSFSGRTCLRVFGLNASVHYNISEGHLIAICNAVGIPEPTITWNNLFSSTPTQETVRHTNGMVSITSKLEIYNIQSVGVQDLTCRISNTNEKMELPVRMKGEEGSSLLWLAIIVGIFIILVVLTLIILCWRKRMSRRGWTGS; encoded by the exons ATGTGGAAA GTGAAAGAGATTTTCCCTTCCAAAATGACTTTCCAAACTCTGTTTTTGTGTCTGGCTTGTGCTGGGCTTGGAAAGGCAAATG TGGTTTCGCAAGCTGAACACAGAAATGCGAAGGTGGGCGACAACGTGACACTCAACTGTGCTCTGACAGAACCCAAAGATGTTCTACAAGTGACATGGCAAAAGGACAATGAAAAACTACACAATAATATAGCTACGTACAGTACCACAAAAGGATTAAAGATTCATGAGCCCTATCAAGACCGAATGAATTTCACAAGTCTGGGACTCAATGAAACAAACATCACTCTTTGGGATGCTAGAATGGATGATTCAGGGTGTTACACATGTCTCTTCAATACTTTCCCTTTTGGCTCCTTCTCAGGACGTACCTGCCTGCGTGTCTTTG GTCTCAATGCATCTGTCCATTACAACATTTCTGAAGGTCATTTGATAGCCATCTGTAACGCTGTTGGCATCCCAGAGCCCACCATCACCTGGAACAACTTGTTCAGTTCTACTCCTACACAGGAGACAGTCAGGCACACCAATGGGATGGTGTCCATCACCAGTAAACTGGAGATCTACAACATTCAGAGCGTTGGTGTGCAGGACTTGACCTGCAGAATAAGCAACACAAATGAAAAAATGGAATTGCCTGTGAGAATGAAAGGAG AAGAGGGATCCTCATTGCTTTGGCTGGCTATTATTGTGGGCATTTTTATTATCCTCGTAGTTCTGACTCTGATCATTCTGTGCTGGAGGAAGAGGATGTCCAGGAGGGGCTGGACTG
- the LOC136111310 gene encoding OX-2 membrane glycoprotein-like isoform X1 → MWKVKEIFPSKMTFQTLFLCLACAGLGKANVVSQAEHRNAKVGDNVTLNCALTEPKDVLQVTWQKDNEKLHNNIATYSTTKGLKIHEPYQDRMNFTSLGLNETNITLWDARMDDSGCYTCLFNTFPFGSFSGRTCLRVFGLNASVHYNISEGHLIAICNAVGIPEPTITWNNLFSSTPTQETVRHTNGMVSITSKLEIYNIQSVGVQDLTCRISNTNEKMELPVRMKGEEGSSLLWLAIIVGIFIILVVLTLIILCWRKRMSRRGWTGLRCQSSF, encoded by the exons ATGTGGAAA GTGAAAGAGATTTTCCCTTCCAAAATGACTTTCCAAACTCTGTTTTTGTGTCTGGCTTGTGCTGGGCTTGGAAAGGCAAATG TGGTTTCGCAAGCTGAACACAGAAATGCGAAGGTGGGCGACAACGTGACACTCAACTGTGCTCTGACAGAACCCAAAGATGTTCTACAAGTGACATGGCAAAAGGACAATGAAAAACTACACAATAATATAGCTACGTACAGTACCACAAAAGGATTAAAGATTCATGAGCCCTATCAAGACCGAATGAATTTCACAAGTCTGGGACTCAATGAAACAAACATCACTCTTTGGGATGCTAGAATGGATGATTCAGGGTGTTACACATGTCTCTTCAATACTTTCCCTTTTGGCTCCTTCTCAGGACGTACCTGCCTGCGTGTCTTTG GTCTCAATGCATCTGTCCATTACAACATTTCTGAAGGTCATTTGATAGCCATCTGTAACGCTGTTGGCATCCCAGAGCCCACCATCACCTGGAACAACTTGTTCAGTTCTACTCCTACACAGGAGACAGTCAGGCACACCAATGGGATGGTGTCCATCACCAGTAAACTGGAGATCTACAACATTCAGAGCGTTGGTGTGCAGGACTTGACCTGCAGAATAAGCAACACAAATGAAAAAATGGAATTGCCTGTGAGAATGAAAGGAG AAGAGGGATCCTCATTGCTTTGGCTGGCTATTATTGTGGGCATTTTTATTATCCTCGTAGTTCTGACTCTGATCATTCTGTGCTGGAGGAAGAGGATGTCCAGGAGGGGCTGGACTG
- the LOC136111310 gene encoding OX-2 membrane glycoprotein-like isoform X3: MTFQTLFLCLACAGLGKANVVSQAEHRNAKVGDNVTLNCALTEPKDVLQVTWQKDNEKLHNNIATYSTTKGLKIHEPYQDRMNFTSLGLNETNITLWDARMDDSGCYTCLFNTFPFGSFSGRTCLRVFGLNASVHYNISEGHLIAICNAVGIPEPTITWNNLFSSTPTQETVRHTNGMVSITSKLEIYNIQSVGVQDLTCRISNTNEKMELPVRMKGEEGSSLLWLAIIVGIFIILVVLTLIILCWRKRMSRRGWTGLRCQSSF, translated from the exons ATGACTTTCCAAACTCTGTTTTTGTGTCTGGCTTGTGCTGGGCTTGGAAAGGCAAATG TGGTTTCGCAAGCTGAACACAGAAATGCGAAGGTGGGCGACAACGTGACACTCAACTGTGCTCTGACAGAACCCAAAGATGTTCTACAAGTGACATGGCAAAAGGACAATGAAAAACTACACAATAATATAGCTACGTACAGTACCACAAAAGGATTAAAGATTCATGAGCCCTATCAAGACCGAATGAATTTCACAAGTCTGGGACTCAATGAAACAAACATCACTCTTTGGGATGCTAGAATGGATGATTCAGGGTGTTACACATGTCTCTTCAATACTTTCCCTTTTGGCTCCTTCTCAGGACGTACCTGCCTGCGTGTCTTTG GTCTCAATGCATCTGTCCATTACAACATTTCTGAAGGTCATTTGATAGCCATCTGTAACGCTGTTGGCATCCCAGAGCCCACCATCACCTGGAACAACTTGTTCAGTTCTACTCCTACACAGGAGACAGTCAGGCACACCAATGGGATGGTGTCCATCACCAGTAAACTGGAGATCTACAACATTCAGAGCGTTGGTGTGCAGGACTTGACCTGCAGAATAAGCAACACAAATGAAAAAATGGAATTGCCTGTGAGAATGAAAGGAG AAGAGGGATCCTCATTGCTTTGGCTGGCTATTATTGTGGGCATTTTTATTATCCTCGTAGTTCTGACTCTGATCATTCTGTGCTGGAGGAAGAGGATGTCCAGGAGGGGCTGGACTG